In the Pseudomonadota bacterium genome, one interval contains:
- a CDS encoding MFS transporter, whose translation MYDRLKSTRFTVFLIVLLDIMGLGLIIPSQPFLAKSFGAHPGTITLLGTVYSLMQFGLSPVWGSLSDRFGRRPILLCTILLTFIGHCAFALSSTLLMLFVARAAAGIGAANISTAQAVLSDTHPAAERSRAMAMIGAAFGLGFVFGPALGGLLFQLDHRAPAGFAALLSALNMVLVYFTLAETRPALIEHKSGHLSFLKFLQSDGSLRQLLLTTLLTMTAFALMEHSVGLFIESVWVPANNPDSMTKATTLTSIFMVVVGISAVFVQGFLVRRWLKTTSETKLFRFGLITIAFGLILIPSLGWVGSYPLFLISGAFLALGSGMFNPSMAGLVSLACPANRQGLGLAMNQSASALGRIIGPTFAGILFLSGVQMPFIVGGLLTCLALGLSTRIKVSR comes from the coding sequence ATGTATGACCGCTTAAAATCAACGCGCTTTACGGTCTTTCTGATCGTACTTCTAGATATCATGGGTCTTGGGCTTATTATCCCGTCTCAGCCCTTTCTAGCAAAAAGCTTCGGTGCACACCCGGGCACCATTACCCTGCTCGGTACGGTATACTCCCTAATGCAGTTTGGATTGAGTCCGGTCTGGGGCTCCCTTTCGGACCGTTTTGGCAGGCGCCCAATACTGCTCTGTACGATCCTACTAACGTTCATTGGGCACTGCGCCTTTGCCCTTTCTAGCACCCTTTTGATGCTCTTTGTGGCGCGCGCAGCGGCTGGCATCGGCGCGGCTAATATCTCAACCGCACAGGCGGTGCTCTCTGATACTCACCCAGCAGCGGAGCGTAGTCGCGCCATGGCCATGATTGGAGCAGCTTTTGGCTTAGGCTTCGTGTTTGGTCCTGCTCTCGGGGGGCTGCTTTTTCAGCTAGACCACCGGGCCCCCGCCGGGTTCGCAGCCCTACTCTCGGCGCTCAATATGGTTCTGGTCTACTTCACACTGGCAGAGACCCGCCCTGCCCTGATCGAGCATAAGAGCGGTCATCTTAGCTTTCTTAAGTTTTTGCAATCAGATGGCAGCCTGCGGCAATTACTGCTAACAACCCTCCTTACGATGACCGCATTTGCCCTGATGGAGCATAGCGTCGGTCTCTTTATTGAGAGCGTCTGGGTACCAGCCAATAATCCTGATTCAATGACAAAGGCAACAACCCTGACCAGTATATTTATGGTCGTTGTAGGTATAAGTGCGGTCTTCGTTCAGGGCTTTCTTGTGCGTAGGTGGCTTAAGACAACGAGCGAGACGAAACTATTTCGCTTTGGATTAATAACTATCGCCTTTGGTCTGATATTGATTCCATCTCTGGGTTGGGTTGGCAGCTACCCCCTCTTTCTTATCTCAGGAGCCTTCCTGGCACTTGGAAGTGGCATGTTCAACCCCTCCATGGCCGGGCTTGTTTCTCTAGCCTGTCCAGCCAATAGGCAGGGTCTAGGTCTAGCCATGAATCAGTCAGCAAGCGCGCTTGGACGCATCATCGGGCCAACCTTTGCGGGTATACTTTTCTTAAGTGGAGTTCAGATGCCGTTTATAGTGGGAGGATTGCTGACCTGCCTAGCGTTAGGGCTCTCTACCCGTATTAAGGTCAGTCGCTAA